The DNA sequence TTTCATGAGTGAAGCTTGAATCCATGAGACAAAACATGACATGTTTGTGACCCCATGGTGGAAAAACACCAGTGGCATGGGTGAGCTTGTTACTTTAATGTTTTAACAGCAGAATATTGCATTCCTACACATTGAGTGTATTTAATAAGAGATTTTGTAGTTAacatggggggtgggggctaGCCTTCATTAGCCTCCTAGCTAGCAGTGTTGGCTAACGGCTAACAGTTAGCCGTGTCGATTCGGGGTCACGGAGCTTCTTTCACAGCTAGCGCGGCCTCTGCTCCACCGTAACCACCCCAAACACCACAGTCGTGTTGCCGTTAACCTTTATAGTCTCTGCGAGTCACAACGACCCGCAGGTCGATCACTTTTCAGGAGCGCTGTCCTCGTGACTGTATGTATGCTAGCGGGGTCGCTGACTGATCGGCGCCTCACTTCGCTGCTTAATGTAAGGATTCAAATAGGCTCTGTCTCTTTAAGGCCACCACCTCCCGCTAAATGCAATCTTTTAACCTTCATCGCTTTAACAACTATTTATTAGCGGCTCTGCAGCGGGGTCGCGGCAGCGGGGCCTACAGCCCGGGCCTCCCGTACCCCGCGCAGTAGCAGCGGTTGGGCTGGATGCCTGGTGAACGCAATGCTTCCAGTCTTTAAATTATTTCTCCTCTCGGCCATGTTCCCGCCGCCCCTTCGCCATTACAACTACAACGAAGGTCTCACCTCGGCCCCGTGACTCCTTCGGCTCTCTGTCGTCGCTGCAGCCGACTCTCGGTTCTCTCACTCCAAAATGGCGGTTTGAGGCGCCGAGTGAGTCTGTGAGCTTTGAGCCGGCAGCAGCGGCGAAGAGGCGGCCACTTTCTGTCACGGAGAGAGTGGAGACACGACGCCATGGCGAAGTTACAGCAACGACCAGGCGTCTTAATCAATCCTGAGGATCAGGAAACCAACTCGTCGAGATCTCCAAAAGCACTTTAGCATCGAGACACCATACAACCATATGTTTTTCAATGGCACATGAGTATTGTGAGTAATTAAACTGCATTAATATGTgcaacaaaactaaataaaacaaattcagcGTTCGATTGGTAGCGTCTGCACTCCTCGAAGATTGTCGATTTACGTCGTACGTCAGCAAACCGGAACTCCTAATATGGTCGGGCGTTGTAGCCAAAgctcaaaaatatatttgatgtttaaacaacaaaagaaaacattaaattttgTTCAAGTCAGTAAAAATGCATATGAAGGGAAGTTGGAACATATTTTCGTTTATTACACCTAATTTATTTTGGCAAAGTCTCACGTTGAGTTTCTTTTCAAATCATAACCAACTAAGAAATTGATATTGGCAGAGGTCGTCTTGAAGTCGAGTCATGGTATCTGGACTGGAGCTTCATCAGCCTGTCAAGAAACACTAAAGTCCAGAAGTCCTCATCATCTCCGAGGTTCTTCCACCTGGATGTAGGATCATCTTCATCAAAACTATAAGACCCCTTCATAgtttctacatttgaactgtttgTAATCGTTTGatctcacttttaaaaacaaaactgtgaatAACTAACATTTTGGATAAAAAGATAACTTCCATTTATGTATAGAGCTACTTTCAGCCATGCAAAAATCTCTTTAATTGAATctgataaaatatttaaaccatTTATTCAAGTCATACTCAACCAATCCTGTAATAACTGTTAGATTTTAATGGCTGCTTGTATTTTTAGGGGGGGCACAGTCAAACTAACTCAGTGCCTTTCTCTCACTCTGTGTTAAAGTGAATCCTTCACTCACAGGAATCCACACAGTACAGTTTATAATCCTTAGAGTAACTTATcgcaatttattttaaaaagcaccgTCTAGCTAACAGCAACATTCCAAATGTGGAAGAAGTCAGAGTTCTGagatagaaatgtatttttccagTGTGTAGGATGCATGTCATTTACTCAAAGACACTTCAACCACACTGTTTTAGACAATAACAATGATTATATTTGTCTCATTTACAAACACGTTCATTTTCAACCTAATGGGACTAAACACAGATGTATGCAGGCTGCTCTACAAATCCTGTATCTAATCCTTCTTCACGTAGTGCATTTCAGTTCTTGGGTCACTTAAGGTTCTCATAAAAGTGTCTTTGGACAGAAATGTTAGTATTCAGAGCCAGCTGGACTTTTCCTCCTCAAATCTGTGGGAATCAATGAAAGGCTTGTCGATGGTTCGGATCATCAGCTCTCCACAGTATGCACACTCAGAGGCAACAATGTCGTCGATGTCTGAAATGATTTGCTCGCGGGTCGTGGCCGCACCGCCCTTCCCCAGGCTGACGGTGTCTCCTTCCTCTTTGGGCGCGGTTCGGTGGCGAGATCTGCTGGACAGTGTCGTTGCAGAAAGCttcttctgcagctcctccagaCAGCTGTGTTTGTATGCAGACAGGTGAGGCGTCACCTCCTAGAAAGCAGACAAAACATGTTGGTAGACAGAAGTtagtttgaattgtttttacagtgaagtttaaaaaaatatggctATTCCTCTTCCTTCAGTATTTACCCTTAAAAGGCCCCTTTACCTGCAACAGGCAGTCATAATGGAACATGTGTCCACACAGGAACAGGTAGAAGGATCTGTTGAGGAGCGGGAAGTCACAGGCAGCACACTTTTCCTGGGAATCCACCACTCCATATTTGTTCCTCATTTCCTGAATATCTCCTCTGATTCGTTTGGCGCTCTCCGTGGCCTCCTCCATCTCCTGCTTCAGCTCTTCGATGTGGTGGTTGTACTCCTCCAGGGAGCTGCAGATGGCCTCCTGAGAAACCACAAGAAACACCTTGGAGAGTACGCTTTTAAACTGTTTGTGCTACTATCTTGGCTCCATGGGTAAGCAGTGCCCGAGCCTGCAGCTGGGACATGTGAACGGAATAGTTCTTCTTTCTTAATCCTGTCTGCATCAGagacatggctgctctcaccgcAAACTTCTACacatttcctttcattctttaTCACACCTCAAACCTTCccccacccgctccaacctgttaaatcaaatcaaatcaaactttatttataaagcacttttcatataaaaatataacacaaagtgctttacattaatacaacaaaatataaaaacaagcaagcattaataaataaataatagggcccccctccccgtacctagccccccacgccTTTCACACTTCCCACTCTGTAATTGATGGGAAATGACATTGAAAAATAGGCTGTAAAACAtatgctgagcacaaaaacgTGATGCGGGAAACACTcgtaattggaacctccccccctGTGAACAGCCGCAAAGACGGCCAAATGCAACATCACAGGCACGTATCCGTTCACCCCTTTCCACACACTCTGTTGTTCTGAACTGCTGACCCTAAGAacttaaagtcctccaccttctccacctctcaTCATTCACATAGAGATGCTGTCTAgctgcagctgaccttcattcctCCCCTTTCCATAGCAAACCTCCACATCTCCAGACGATCCTCCACCTGCTTCCTGCTCTCATCACAGATCActatgtcatctgcaaacatcgtGATCTACACAGATTACTGTCTAACCCCATCTGTCAGTCCGTCTACAAATGTCCTCTTCTGGCTTCAGTCTGGCTTCTTTTACTCTTTCCAATGACTTATTGGTGACTCATCAGCtgttattcctctatagtttcTCTGATCGTCTTCTTATTCTGCTTGAAAATGGAACCAGAGAGTTTCTCCTCCGTTCCTCTCCAAGATCTTcttaaacagtcagaaactTACAAACATCTTCTAGACTCTTCCAGACCTCCACAGGAATGTTCTCAGGACCAACTGTCTTTCTACTCTTCCTCCTCTTATTCTTCCTGATCTTTGGTATTTCCtgctcttcttctcctctttgcTCTCTGACAAGTTCTTCATTCATTGGGTCTTCAAagttctccttccatctttccatcacaCTTGTAGAACCTGTCAACacatttccatctctgtccttgatCATCCTAACTTGATGAACATCCTTCCATCTGTTTCTCTGTCTCACCTGTACAgatcctcctctccttcctttcTGTCCACCCTGTTCAAGTCCTCATTCGacctttatttaacctttacCATCTCCCTGTACACCTGCCTTCTTTCAGAGTTCCACTTCTTCTTAGCAAACGTTTTCTCCTTACCAAACTCCTGAACTtcttcattccaccaccaagtctcctcattttctttcttgatTCCAGAGGAAACACCAAGAACCTTCCTCCCAGTCTCTCTGATCACTTTAGCTGTAGTtctccagtcatctggaagaacCTCCTGATCTCCTAAAGTCTGTTTCACCTCCTCTctcaaaaccattttaaaacttCCACCACTTTGTCCTCTGCTCTGTCCTTGTGCTCTTCATCTTCCAAACCACCAGTCATCCTCATCACCGCCCCCTTAAGCTGTTTGGCTACTCTCCAAAGCCTGAACTTGCgcctctctttgttttttcaacctttttggaGTCAAGGTACACTTTTCCCTTGACAGAAAtccagcggcacaccagcaaccaaaaatGTAAGAATAAAAGAGACTCTATattctgtattgatctacagtccctccactaTCTCACCggcatttttgtaataattgaggcacaaaaagtttgaagttacaactgttttcttttgtttaaatcaaaaatgtcactttaacaaaaaaaaaaaaattctttttggaAGTTTAAATACTTTCATTTGAGTTTAATGTGTCTGTTGGACAATTCACCTCAATGCTggttctttgattttatttaaacttaaatttaaGTATTTTAAAAGTGAATAAAGTCTGAAATAGAATTTGTCCTTTAATCCAGacattattataaaaaacaactgttttttataAAGATAATTTGGACCAAACACTGGAATCTCTGACTTTCAATCCTTTGTTCTCAACACAAACCGCgaaggagaaataaacagcgtgtgggcggagctaccgCCAGGTTTTTCTCTTCCTCCCTATGAAAGACACTGAAGATGCTGAGAGATCCGGTGTGTTTCTATTGAGGAACTCCTCAAAGCTGTTGACTAACGACTCCGTGTGAAACCTGAGCCTGTTTTGATGAACACAGCCTGGATTTTCTGATAATGATGAATGTTTTTGAATTGAATTTGGATGCTCTTCCTGACCCAAACCTCTGCATTTTGCTGACAAAGCAGCAAAGTGTCCCGTGGTTGCCTTCGAACCTTTTTAATTACCTGAAATTAAATACTGTGTCTGATTTTCTGTCCcatctgtaaaatgttttagttttctaTTTCAGTCAAACCTGAACGGAGTTAGGTTTCCTACCTTGAAGTGGTCGATAGTGACAAAGTCTGGAAAGAAAGGCAGGATGTCTTCAATCTTCAGCAAGTTGCAGCTGGAGAGACAGTTCATGGCTTTCTTCACATCCTTCTCCTCCTGCACCACATGCCGGGCTATCTTCAACCACAGCTTCTTCCTCAtctcctcatcatcctcaggAAGGTCAGCGCACGATTTGGCCAAGTCGACATCCACCTGCGTACAACTACATCTGTTAAGACTTCTGCTGCATGGACTCGAGTGGAACAAACGATGCATTACTCGTACTTGTAGAGCGAGATCCACGGCTTCCTCGTGCAGCTCCATGATCCTGTAAATGAGCACACAGGCCCGGTGGAAGCCGTGCTCTGCACACAGGCGGAGGGCGTACTTCAGGTCATAGTGAATCTCTGAAGTGTGCGTCCCTGCCTGTTCCAGGTACCACAGAAGAGAGTCCGGCTTGTACTTTGCATAGAGTGAGAGTAGATAGTTATGGATGGCCTCTTCCGTCACATTCAGCTCGTACACGCAGAACTCCATGTAGCGGATGGTTTCACCGATCTGCTGTGTGCTGCCCATCTGGCTGTAGTTCATCAGCGCCGGGATGAGCTTCTTTGGGTCCAGCTTCTTGCCCATCTGGATCCACGCGTTCACCACTTTCTTTGGAATGTGCTGCATGAGGACTGGGGAGAACTTGTAGAACAGCTTTTCATCACAGTGCTTGGCGAGCACGTCCAGGGCAGCGCTGTAGTTGTCATGCTGGCAGTGGTGCGATATCACTCTCTCGTAGTCTTGCATGACCACCGAGAAGTAAACCATATCATCCACGTTGCCGTGGCTGGCCAGCAGGTCGTAGATGGTACTGCGGTTGTTAAACAGAGTCTCCTTGTGCTTGGAGTTGTTCAAAAACTGGCGAAATTCTTCACGGGTTTCCTGGAAGACACCACTATTGCCATCACTCTCCAGCTGCCCGAGGCGGTTCAGGTAGAGTTCTGCCAGCCAGGTGACTAGCAGAGTGATCTGTGTCCTCTCACTCAGTTTTAAACTGCTCAGTTTCTTTAGTAAGAACTCCTTCAAGGCCTCCTCCTGTTTGGCTTCGATGAATTTCAATGCTATCTCTTCAAAGTAGTTCTGTGTCATTGCATAGCACTTGGCACTCTCCAAGTATCTCTTGTTCTGGAAGCAGTGCTCGGCCTCCTTGGCCAGCACCATGTCCAAACACTCAGGCCGGTCGCGGCAGTACTCCTTGGCCAAGTCAAACTTGTTCATGTTCATGTACATTTGCCAGACATCTCTGGCCTCCCGCTGGATGTGATAGCGGAAAACTGCCCGCTCGGTGTAGATCCACACCAGTCCTCCTACCGGGTCTTTGATCATCCGTTTGAGAGGGCCAAATTTATCTGGGAACACGTCTTCATGCACCACCTGTCCATTCAGAATGCAGATGGCCTTAACCCGGTCATAAAAAAGAAGCAGGAAATGGAATTGTGTCAGGACGATGGAGATGGGTTTGTTTAGGCTCAGGTCAACATCTGGAGTGTACTCCCAAACCTTCAGAGGAAACACAGGGGCAGTTTGAGAGGCAGGGACAAGAAGAAAGCCAAACGGATGCCCCCAAAGAGGTACTTACCTTTACATCACTCAGAAGGGAATCTGGTCTGACATAATCCAGCTGACCATACAGAACGCCATTCCCCATCATCCATGCAAATGCTTTGGGGGAGGTCCGAAGCTTGGAGGTGTAGAAGGTGATTTCACTGTATCCCATGTTGGCAGGGAACTCCTGAAAACTGGGCAGCAAGTCCTGGTTCTGACTGAAGATGGAGCTGAAGCCGTGCTGCTCAGAACCTTCTGCCACCCTTCCCACAAACTGGAACAGACGTTTGCGTGTGGTGGCTATGATGAAGTACTTATTCTCTAGACCTCGTTCTATCTCCAAGCAGCAGACCGGCACAGGTCTGCCGTCTTCTTCCAGTGCGTGGACCTACATCAGATCACATAAACATGTAACTAGCGAGTTCCTTGAGAGGAATACCAGTCTGCTCAGGTCAGAGCATTTCACTCTGAAGCAGCGTTTCACAGTCCTGGTCCTTAAAGAGCCACCCCAATGAATACAGTGTTCTTGTGTTTTatcgtgttcttgtagcatttttctaacgATTAAcaacatatatgaagaaaattaagattaaaattgcatttctgagtatttctttatgcaaatgtaactgaggaacaaacaaaaatgcagttgtAAAAATCTATTATTTGTTATGTCAAAGACACTCTaggagggccacaagctccccgctctgctccactaatgtcaggttggggttgtaaggggctgtaagctaggctaaggggagagggtgtaaacaatgggatgatgggaaatcagcgAAGGCTTACTTCCACGCCAACTCAGGGGAAAACGTCTAATgtactcctgctgctctgcagcaactatgtCCTCGAATACGACAAAGGGTTTTcagattttggccaaaaacggcCTCATCATAAGTAGAATTGAGGAAATATAGTTGGGAATGAGACTTTAAGGAACATCGTCTGACATTTGTCACACGTCACACTGAGGGAAACACTGCTCTGAAGTGAACAACACATTTCCTACCTGTCTAAAGTACTGATCAGGATTGGTGTTGAACAGGCTGCCCTCGTTCGCAGAAATCTCCCCCTCAAAGATGACACCTTGATTGGTGCCCACTAAAATGGGTCCAGTGCTGGTGTCGTTGCCCAGCAGTTTGTTCCAGCCTACGCTTTCAATGAGGTGGCCCCTCCAGCGGGACAGACTGCGCACCTTCTGGGTGTTTCTGTTGAGGTACAGGCACTCGCTGTTGCTCAGACTGATCAGCAGGTGGGAGCCTCAAGAAAGAACACAACAAGTTGTTTTGAGTGTCATCCACTACACCGATCCAGTATGTGGAAGTGTTGGTGG is a window from the Oryzias latipes chromosome 24, ASM223467v1 genome containing:
- the vps18 gene encoding vacuolar protein sorting-associated protein 18 homolog, coding for MASILDEYEDSQNVVQSSQQLGRLPNINIGITHSGFVNARLEEEKPIFNKQRIDFTPPEKINHLAVCNNQLCMSLGKDTLLRIDLAKPDQPNQTELGRKDDSRVHRLFLDPTGSHLLISLSNSECLYLNRNTQKVRSLSRWRGHLIESVGWNKLLGNDTSTGPILVGTNQGVIFEGEISANEGSLFNTNPDQYFRQVHALEEDGRPVPVCCLEIERGLENKYFIIATTRKRLFQFVGRVAEGSEQHGFSSIFSQNQDLLPSFQEFPANMGYSEITFYTSKLRTSPKAFAWMMGNGVLYGQLDYVRPDSLLSDVKVWEYTPDVDLSLNKPISIVLTQFHFLLLFYDRVKAICILNGQVVHEDVFPDKFGPLKRMIKDPVGGLVWIYTERAVFRYHIQREARDVWQMYMNMNKFDLAKEYCRDRPECLDMVLAKEAEHCFQNKRYLESAKCYAMTQNYFEEIALKFIEAKQEEALKEFLLKKLSSLKLSERTQITLLVTWLAELYLNRLGQLESDGNSGVFQETREEFRQFLNNSKHKETLFNNRSTIYDLLASHGNVDDMVYFSVVMQDYERVISHHCQHDNYSAALDVLAKHCDEKLFYKFSPVLMQHIPKKVVNAWIQMGKKLDPKKLIPALMNYSQMGSTQQIGETIRYMEFCVYELNVTEEAIHNYLLSLYAKYKPDSLLWYLEQAGTHTSEIHYDLKYALRLCAEHGFHRACVLIYRIMELHEEAVDLALQVDVDLAKSCADLPEDDEEMRKKLWLKIARHVVQEEKDVKKAMNCLSSCNLLKIEDILPFFPDFVTIDHFKEAICSSLEEYNHHIEELKQEMEEATESAKRIRGDIQEMRNKYGVVDSQEKCAACDFPLLNRSFYLFLCGHMFHYDCLLQEVTPHLSAYKHSCLEELQKKLSATTLSSRSRHRTAPKEEGDTVSLGKGGAATTREQIISDIDDIVASECAYCGELMIRTIDKPFIDSHRFEEEKSSWL